A genomic region of Thermodesulfobium narugense DSM 14796 contains the following coding sequences:
- the tsaA gene encoding tRNA (N6-threonylcarbamoyladenosine(37)-N6)-methyltransferase TrmO, with protein MEDKIECKFVPIGYVKNSSESIPRHWSVSDVEGELVISPEYKDGIRDIKPKEKICVIFCFHKSPPFSQEKLIQYPPHIGIQKGVFSICSPYRPNPIGFSVLEVLDKSDNIIKVRRLDMLDGTPILDIKPYVEYKEL; from the coding sequence ATGGAAGATAAAATTGAATGCAAATTTGTACCTATTGGTTATGTGAAAAATAGTTCCGAGAGCATTCCCAGACACTGGAGTGTTTCTGACGTTGAAGGGGAGCTGGTTATATCCCCTGAATATAAAGATGGAATAAGGGATATAAAGCCAAAGGAAAAGATATGTGTAATCTTTTGTTTTCACAAATCACCTCCGTTCTCTCAGGAAAAGCTTATTCAATACCCCCCTCATATAGGCATACAAAAAGGAGTGTTCAGTATATGTTCGCCTTATAGGCCAAACCCAATAGGATTTTCTGTACTTGAGGTTTTAGATAAATCAGATAATATAATAAAGGTTAGAAGACTTGATATGTTGGATGGCACGCCCATTCTGGACATAAAACCCTACGTAGAGTATAAAGAGTTGTAG
- a CDS encoding energy transducer TonB, with product MNKRFSLSFIFSIIFHLLLFGSVFLLGAANVIKSEPIFIMSLNSLQESQKDLSKKINEDKSSKTLEKNVIEQNPQKVSDNTQTVSITNLSTNQVSSVDVPGQVNSGFISADKRGEGIKDGSQREMGNKIYSKSFGSSDGPKFIRRVIPEYPVREKRLGIEGKVVLELLIDENGRLIGVRVIDSTNDDFAQAAINAVKQSTFKAATENGIFVKSRAILPIRFVLED from the coding sequence TTGAACAAACGCTTCTCTCTTAGCTTTATATTTTCCATAATATTTCACTTACTACTCTTTGGCAGCGTTTTTCTATTAGGTGCGGCGAACGTTATAAAGAGTGAACCAATATTCATTATGAGTCTAAATTCTCTTCAAGAGAGTCAAAAAGATTTAAGCAAAAAGATTAATGAGGATAAGAGTAGCAAGACTTTGGAGAAAAATGTAATTGAACAAAATCCTCAAAAAGTTTCTGATAATACCCAAACTGTAAGTATAACTAATTTATCGACTAATCAGGTTTCAAGTGTAGATGTTCCGGGTCAAGTTAACAGTGGTTTTATAAGTGCTGACAAAAGAGGTGAGGGTATCAAAGATGGTTCTCAGAGAGAAATGGGCAATAAAATATATTCAAAGTCATTTGGTTCGTCAGATGGTCCGAAATTTATAAGAAGAGTGATTCCAGAATATCCTGTTAGAGAGAAAAGGTTGGGGATTGAAGGAAAGGTAGTATTAGAGTTATTAATTGACGAAAATGGCCGACTTATAGGCGTTAGGGTGATAGATAGTACGAATGATGATTTTGCACAGGCAGCTATTAATGCTGTAAAACAGTCAACTTTTAAGGCGGCTACAGAAAATGGGATATTTGTTAAGTCAAGAGCAATTTTGCCTATTAGATTTGTATTAGAAGATTAA
- a CDS encoding ExbD/TolR family protein produces the protein MHNPNHDDEIAEINVVPLVDVVLVILIIFLVTATLIAQGAIPIDLPQAKTAVIKEDLKDISLTIKSDGTMFINEDKTDPKLITEVLRTLRANNPNIVIKIRADKNTHFDYVVKAIDACRAAGIERYNIETLKDERV, from the coding sequence ATGCACAATCCAAACCATGATGACGAGATAGCAGAAATAAACGTTGTTCCATTGGTAGATGTTGTCTTAGTCATTCTTATAATATTTTTGGTTACTGCGACTTTAATAGCTCAGGGTGCTATTCCGATTGATTTGCCACAAGCTAAAACTGCAGTTATAAAGGAAGATCTTAAAGATATTTCGCTTACAATAAAAAGTGATGGAACGATGTTTATTAATGAAGACAAAACTGATCCAAAATTAATTACTGAAGTTCTAAGAACACTTAGAGCAAATAACCCGAATATAGTTATAAAAATTCGTGCTGATAAAAATACTCATTTTGATTATGTTGTAAAGGCTATTGATGCGTGTAGGGCAGCAGGAATAGAAAGATACAACATAGAAACGCTCAAGGATGAGAGAGTTTGA
- a CDS encoding MotA/TolQ/ExbB proton channel family protein, with protein MKACARSAHAFMAYFFRRDSLAKLILNLAMVGGDPVLVLLIILSILSVAFILEKIFFMRKIEKELFSYTPSDLRSNLNKRLGFFATVGSNAPFIGLFGTVLGIMKAFHDLAFSQDFGVRIVMNGIAEALSSTALGLFVAVPCVIAYNYFVRKARDLSYIYEEHANNAQSKP; from the coding sequence ATGAAGGCTTGTGCAAGAAGTGCGCATGCTTTTATGGCTTATTTTTTTAGGAGGGATAGTTTGGCAAAACTAATATTAAATCTTGCAATGGTAGGTGGGGACCCTGTTTTAGTGCTTTTAATAATTTTAAGCATTTTATCTGTCGCTTTTATTTTAGAAAAGATTTTTTTTATGAGAAAAATAGAAAAAGAGCTCTTTAGTTATACTCCTTCAGATCTGCGATCAAATCTTAATAAAAGACTTGGTTTTTTTGCAACTGTCGGAAGTAATGCACCATTTATAGGCTTGTTTGGTACGGTACTTGGAATTATGAAGGCGTTTCACGATCTTGCCTTTTCTCAAGATTTTGGAGTAAGAATAGTAATGAATGGAATTGCTGAAGCTCTTAGCTCTACTGCACTAGGGCTATTTGTCGCTGTACCGTGTGTAATTGCATATAACTATTTCGTTAGAAAGGCAAGAGATTTGAGCTATATATATGAGGAGCACGCTAATAATGCACAATCCAAACCATGA
- the ahbB gene encoding siroheme decarboxylase subunit beta, producing the protein MDKDNKLKINDLDIKLIRLLQEDIPLVERPFLEISKKLNIPEKEVISWIKKSLNSGLMRRFGARISHRKIGINANPMIAWKIPESRIEECGNILAKNPDVTHCYERATSEEWPYNIYTMIHCKSKSEADKIAKSLSDQIKVSDYILLYSIKELKKTHMAYFTDKKGK; encoded by the coding sequence ATGGATAAAGACAATAAATTGAAGATAAATGATTTAGATATAAAACTAATAAGGCTTCTACAAGAAGATATCCCCTTAGTAGAAAGGCCTTTTTTAGAAATATCAAAAAAGTTAAACATACCTGAAAAGGAAGTAATTTCTTGGATAAAAAAGTCTCTAAATAGTGGTCTGATGAGAAGATTCGGAGCAAGAATTAGTCACAGAAAGATAGGTATAAATGCCAATCCAATGATAGCCTGGAAAATTCCCGAATCAAGAATAGAAGAATGTGGAAATATCCTTGCAAAAAATCCAGATGTAACTCACTGCTATGAACGAGCAACTTCAGAAGAATGGCCATATAACATCTATACAATGATACACTGCAAAAGTAAGTCAGAAGCAGACAAAATTGCCAAAAGTCTATCAGATCAGATAAAAGTATCTGACTATATCTTGTTATACAGCATAAAGGAATTAAAAAAGACCCATATGGCTTATTTTACAGATAAAAAGGGTAAATAA